The Garra rufa chromosome 8, GarRuf1.0, whole genome shotgun sequence genome has a segment encoding these proteins:
- the fign gene encoding fidgetin, producing the protein MQWTPEHAQWAEQHFDISSTTRSPAHKAEAYRGHLQRTYQYAWANDDISALTASNLLKKYAEKYSGILEGPSERALLCSYSESAPGLLNGRKSESEAWQEGIYPMSCAADVVSASKTGMTALPPPDVTASVGSSSGVASSLSEPSYSSSNCGNHASTALHSGIPSQEFASSYNGSYLHSTYSGGQSTPALPSPHPSPLHSAGLLQPPPPPPPTLVPSYNASSPNLSSYNYPPAGYPPQTAVGPGYSPGGAPPPSAYLPSGIAAPTPLPPSTLPGYSYQSHNHAPIAPTPLNGSSANTLKRKAFYMTGQGDMDSTYGNFNYSQQRSAQSPMYRMPDNSLVDSTRGNGFDRNTDTSSLAFKPPKQSMPPDQQRKFGSQSGRALTPPSYGSSKGSLGSLRSGESFGKFGSPVLSDHGDDNRQHHSIGTATSSSHPAEEQLKNSDASLVEMVTTEILQQMPPVDWSDIAGLEMAKAAIKDEVLWPILRPDMFSGMATLPRSILLFGPQGTGRTLLGRCMASQLGSAFLLLSGSALVTKWLGEGEKIVQASFLVARCRQPSVVFISDVDLLLSAQLSEESPVNRIKTELLLQLDGVLSSPEEHVLVVCSTSKPEEIDESLRRYFVKRLLIPLPDATARHQIISQLLSQHNYCLSDKEVALLVQRTDGFSGLDVARLCQEAMVGPLHGMSGADLSGMMRPVSYQDFENVFCKIQPSISQKELDTYTEWNKMFGCSQ; encoded by the coding sequence ATGCAGTGGACCCCAGAGCATGCACAGTGGGCCGAGCAACATTTTGACATCTCATCCACCACACGTTCCCCCGCACATAAAGCAGAGGCATACCGTGGACACCTGCAGCGGACATACCAGTACGCATGGGCCAATGACGATATATCGGCACTGACGGCCTCCAACCTTCTGAAGAAGTACGCCGAGAAGTATTCCGGTATCCTGGAGGGTCCCAGCGAGCGGGCACTCCTGTGCTCGTACTCCGAGAGTGCCCCAGGACTCTTAAACGGACGCAAGTCAGAGAGCGAAGCATGGCAGGAGGGGATCTACCCAATGAGCTGTGCTGCAGATGTGGTTTCTGCAAGTAAGACTGGCATGACGGCCCTGCCTCCTCCAGATGTGACGGCAAGTGTCGGCAGCTCCTCGGGGGTGGCGAGTAGCTTGAGCGAGCCCAGCTACTCTAGCAGTAACTGCGGGAATCATGCGTCTACGGCACTGCACTCGGGGATCCCCTCTCAGGAATTCGCTAGCAGTTACAATGGTTCGTACTTGCATTCCACTTACAGTGGCGGGCAGAGCACACCAGCTCTCCCGTCTCCACATCCCTCACCTTTGCACAGTGCTGGGCTCCTTCAGCCTCCACCCCCACCACCTCCAACCCTAGTGCCCAGCTACAATGCAAGTTCCCCCAATCTCTCCAGTTACAATTACCCTCCAGCAGGTTATCCCCCACAGACTGCCGTTGGCCCAGGCTACAGCCCAGGAGGAGCACCCCCTCCTTCAGCTTACTTGCCCTCAGGCATTGCTGCCCCAACTCCCTTACCCCCTTCCACCCTTCCCGGGTACTCCTACCAGTCCCACAACCATGCACCAATTGCACCAACACCTTTGAATGGCAGCTCAGCCAACACGTTGAAAAGAAAAGCGTTTTACATGACGGGCCAGGGAGATATGGACTCCACTTATGGAAATTTTAACTACAGCCAGCAGCGTTCTGCTCAAAGCCCCATGTACAGAATGCCAGACAACAGTCTTGTGGACTCAACCAGAGGGAATGGATTTGACAGGAACACTGACACATCATCTTTGGCGTTTAAGCCCCCAAAGCAGTCAATGCCACCGGATCAGCAGAGGAAATTCGGCAGCCAGTCCGGCAGAGCACTAACCCCTCCTTCGTACGGATCCTCCAAAGGTTCCTTGGGATCCCTGCGGTCAGGCGAGTCATTTGGAAAGTTCGGTTCCCCTGTTTTGAGTGACCACGGGGACGACAACAGACAGCATCACTCCATTGGCACGGCCACTTCGTCCAGCCACCCCGCTGAGGAGCAGTTAAAAAACAGCGATGCTAGTTTGGTCGAGATGGTCACTACTGAGATTCTGCAGCAGATGCCACCTGTAGACTGGAGTGACATTGCTGGACTGGAGATGGCAAAAGCTGCCATCAAAGATGAGGTCCTGTGGCCTATCCTAAGGCCAGACATGTTCAGCGGTATGGCCACGTTACCTCGCAGCATCCTTCTCTTTGGACCTCAGGGCACGGGCCGGACACTCCTCGGCCGGTGTATGGCCAGTCAGCTCGGCTCGGCTTTCCTCCTCCTCAGTGGCTCGGCTCTGGTCACGAAGTGGCTCGGAGAGGGCGAGAAGATCGTCCAGGCCTCGTTCCTTGTCGCTCGCTGTCGGCAGCCTTCGGTTGTTTTCATCAGCGATGTAGATCTGCTGTTGTCTGCCCAGTTGAGCGAAGAAAGTCCAGTGAACCGAATCAAGACTGAACTCCTCCTCCAGCTCGATGGAGTTCTAAGCTCACCAGAGGAACATGTTCTTGTAGTATGTTCCACCAGCAAACCTGAAGAGATCGACGAGTCTCTGCGAAGATACTTTGTAAAGCGGTTGCTCATCCCCTTACCGGACGCCACCGCTCGACACCAGATAATCAGCCAGCTGCTCTCACAACACAACTACTGCCTCAGCGACAAAGAGGTTGCGCTGCTCGTTCAGCGGACAGACGGCTTCTCCGGGTTGGATGTGGCCCGGCTTTGCCAGGAGGCCATGGTTGGTCCTCTTCATGGCATGTCCGGCGCAGACCTTTCCGGAATGATGCGACCGGTGTCATACCAAGACTTTGAGAATGTGTTT